In Populus nigra chromosome 1, ddPopNigr1.1, whole genome shotgun sequence, one genomic interval encodes:
- the LOC133669649 gene encoding copper-transporting ATPase PAA1, chloroplastic-like isoform X3 produces the protein MDSALAISATALPLFTLSKVNRHFITHNARSFLRHSSSQRGTLRLSSICSHNNDALASSPFLCTVVPLLRRRLECVSSSAASFGTSSGGGGGGGGEFGSGGGGGGSDGGDAESNSVAGAVGAEEVSALSPDVIILDVGGMTCGGCAASVKRILESQPQVSSASVNLATETAIVWPVSEAKVVPNWQKELGEALAKHLTSCGFMSNLRGQGATEGDISM, from the exons atggacTCTGCATTGGCTATCTCGGCGACGGCATTGCCTCTCTTCACCTTATCCAAAGTCAACCGTCATTTCATCACTCACAATGCTCGTTCCTTTCTCCGCCACTCCTCGTCCCAACGCGGCACTCTCCGACTCAGTTCCATCTGCTCGCACAACAACGACGCCCTTGCTTCGTCTCCTTTTCTGTGCACGGTGGTCCCGTTGCTACGTCGCCGTTTGGAATGCGTTTCCAGCTCCGCGGCGTCCTTCGGGACCTCGTccggcggcggcggcggaggTGGCGGAGAGTTTGGCAGCGGCGGAGGAGGTGGTGGATCGGACGGTGGTGACGCGGAGTCGAACTCGGTTGCGGGAGCGGTGGGCGCGGAGGAGGTTTCGGCGCTGTCGCCGGACGTTATCATACTTGATGTTGGA GGAATGACGTGTGGGGGATGTGCAGCTAGTGTCAAAAGAATACTTGAAAGTCAA CCGCAAGTATCTTCTGCTAGTGTCAATCTCGCTACAGAGACTGCAATAGTGTGGCCAGTATCTGAAGCAAAAGTTGTACCCAACTGGCAGAAAGAGCTCGGCGAGGCACTTGCAAAGCATCTGACCAGTTGTGGTTTCATGTCTAACCTTCGAG GTCAGGGAGCTACCGAAGGAGATATTTCAATGTAG
- the LOC133669649 gene encoding copper-transporting ATPase PAA1, chloroplastic-like isoform X2, which yields MDSALAISATALPLFTLSKVNRHFITHNARSFLRHSSSQRGTLRLSSICSHNNDALASSPFLCTVVPLLRRRLECVSSSAASFGTSSGGGGGGGGEFGSGGGGGGSDGGDAESNSVAGAVGAEEVSALSPDVIILDVGGMTCGGCAASVKRILESQPQVSSASVNLATETAIVWPVSEAKVVPNWQKELGEALAKHLTSCGFMSNLRVAGQGATEGDISM from the exons atggacTCTGCATTGGCTATCTCGGCGACGGCATTGCCTCTCTTCACCTTATCCAAAGTCAACCGTCATTTCATCACTCACAATGCTCGTTCCTTTCTCCGCCACTCCTCGTCCCAACGCGGCACTCTCCGACTCAGTTCCATCTGCTCGCACAACAACGACGCCCTTGCTTCGTCTCCTTTTCTGTGCACGGTGGTCCCGTTGCTACGTCGCCGTTTGGAATGCGTTTCCAGCTCCGCGGCGTCCTTCGGGACCTCGTccggcggcggcggcggaggTGGCGGAGAGTTTGGCAGCGGCGGAGGAGGTGGTGGATCGGACGGTGGTGACGCGGAGTCGAACTCGGTTGCGGGAGCGGTGGGCGCGGAGGAGGTTTCGGCGCTGTCGCCGGACGTTATCATACTTGATGTTGGA GGAATGACGTGTGGGGGATGTGCAGCTAGTGTCAAAAGAATACTTGAAAGTCAA CCGCAAGTATCTTCTGCTAGTGTCAATCTCGCTACAGAGACTGCAATAGTGTGGCCAGTATCTGAAGCAAAAGTTGTACCCAACTGGCAGAAAGAGCTCGGCGAGGCACTTGCAAAGCATCTGACCAGTTGTGGTTTCATGTCTAACCTTCGAG TGGCAGGTCAGGGAGCTACCGAAGGAGATATTTCAATGTAG
- the LOC133669649 gene encoding copper-transporting ATPase PAA1, chloroplastic-like isoform X4, which produces MDSALAISATALPLFTLSKVNRHFITHNARSFLRHSSSQRGTLRLSSICSHNNDALASSPFLCTVVPLLRRRLECVSSSAASFGTSSGGGGGGGGEFGSGGGGGGSDGGDAESNSVAGAVGAEEVSALSPDVIILDVGGMTCGGCAASVKRILESQPQVSSASVNLATETAIVWPVSEAKVVPNWQKELGEALAKHLTSCGFMSNLRANCPFGR; this is translated from the exons atggacTCTGCATTGGCTATCTCGGCGACGGCATTGCCTCTCTTCACCTTATCCAAAGTCAACCGTCATTTCATCACTCACAATGCTCGTTCCTTTCTCCGCCACTCCTCGTCCCAACGCGGCACTCTCCGACTCAGTTCCATCTGCTCGCACAACAACGACGCCCTTGCTTCGTCTCCTTTTCTGTGCACGGTGGTCCCGTTGCTACGTCGCCGTTTGGAATGCGTTTCCAGCTCCGCGGCGTCCTTCGGGACCTCGTccggcggcggcggcggaggTGGCGGAGAGTTTGGCAGCGGCGGAGGAGGTGGTGGATCGGACGGTGGTGACGCGGAGTCGAACTCGGTTGCGGGAGCGGTGGGCGCGGAGGAGGTTTCGGCGCTGTCGCCGGACGTTATCATACTTGATGTTGGA GGAATGACGTGTGGGGGATGTGCAGCTAGTGTCAAAAGAATACTTGAAAGTCAA CCGCAAGTATCTTCTGCTAGTGTCAATCTCGCTACAGAGACTGCAATAGTGTGGCCAGTATCTGAAGCAAAAGTTGTACCCAACTGGCAGAAAGAGCTCGGCGAGGCACTTGCAAAGCATCTGACCAGTTGTGGTTTCATGTCTAACCTTCGAG CCAATTGTCCATTTGGTCGATAA